In the Lepidochelys kempii isolate rLepKem1 chromosome 4, rLepKem1.hap2, whole genome shotgun sequence genome, TTGACATCCCTTCTCACTGTACAAGTTTAAAACAGAAGTCAAATAACACTTTATATAGAAAGCTCAGTACTTACTGCTATAGTCACCATATCCATAGTAGTTGTTGTAACCAGTGTAGTCATATCCTCCATAGCCACCATATCCTGGGCTGTTGTAGCCATAGTTGCCATATCCCTGATTCCAGTAGTTGCTATATCCCTGGTTCCAGTTTTGACTGGGGCCTGAAGCACAGTAGTAAATTGCCAAAACATTAGAAGACTGAAAGAATATAGCCACCTTTCTAAAATTAGTAAAAAGTTAAGCACAAACTTACCACCACCTCTTCCACGGGCTCTTCCAACAAATCCTCCTCTACTGCCCCATTGCTGTTGCTGCTGATACTGTTCCTTTGACATGGCTACTTTTATTTCACACTAGAAGACCAAAAGTTAAAATCAAACCTAATTGGAAAAAAAGCAGTCTTTAAAGTAATTTATAGCCAACTGATTGTAAGTTATTACTTTAGTTAAGAGAAGAACGTAGAATAAAAAATAGTCACTGGAGTCTtatgaaaaacaacaaacaacttcAATCTAAAAACAGTTACCTACTCTATTTCACAGCCTGTGAAAATTCAGTGACAAACTGTTTCCATCCCATCTGGTATAGACACTAATTCTTAAAGGAATTGTTTAGATTAAATTTTATTTCCATACTTCAGTTTTTCATCTGGTTTACAAATTTTATAGCCTTAGAAAGTTTGGACCAGATTGAATTATGAAAGCATCACTAGTTTTACTCAGTTACGTTTTGAAAGCTCAACTCAGCTGTCAGTATGTAAACAGTCACGTAAAACTTAAGCtttaatttttacattatttttgctATTGGCCATACTTACACAAGTGATGCAATTTCTGAACTACACAGTCCAGGATCTGATAGTAAGCAtgtttccattttggtttagtaCCAGTTTAAGACAATTTTCACTGGTTTATACTCCACTTAAGTATTTTACTAACAAGAAAGCATTTCCAAGTGGTTGAACAGTTAAACCAGGATGCAAGTATGATACTGATTCAAAGAAACAATCCATTTCAAAACTATAGATAAAGCATATGCGGTAGAAGAGGGCAGAGAAGGCTGTGGAAGGGAGAGATTCCAAGGTTCTTAAAGGAGGCTGTAGTGGGCCCAGAAGAAGATGAGGAGTCAGTCTCACCCGGGGGGTGGGAAGGTTGGTGCATTGAGCCCTGCCAGTAGGAGTAAGTGAGTGTGCTGTTGCCAGACCCCTGAATGAAAAGGATGATAAAttgcctaagccctggtctacactaggggtggGGGTCGAACTTAGAtaacgcaacttcagctacgcaaatagcatagctgaagtcggcatatcttaggtcgacttacgtTGCTGTGAGGACGGCGGCGAGTTGaccgctgccgctcccccgtcgactctgcttcaGCCTCTCGTgagctggagttccggagtcaacGGGGAGCACATtgggggatcgatttatcacatctagacgaTCCCCGATatatcgatcactacccgccaatccagtgggtagtgaagacctgcccttaggCCACACACTTTTTGGTAGCAAGAGTGGCATAAGGCCCAGAGTCTCTGTTCTAGAGGAAGACATGAACAAGGATCCCCAATATGCATCAAAAAACGAGGCGCACACTTGGTGCTTATATAATACAAACATTGATGAGCTAAAATACTTTGTTGTAGCTACACCATACATTTCTAGGATACTACCACAAATAAAATGGAAGCAGCTCAATGTattccacacacacaaagttaTTTGCTCTGTTACTACAAGCAATTTAAAATTCCTCTAGTAAGACTTTAACATACTTTACTAAGACCGACGTTGtggtattttttttccattattttcttcACTGGTTCCTCATCCTTGAAAGTAATAAAGCAGAATCCACGccttttgttggttttgttgTCCATAGGGAGTTCTATAGATTCCACCTGGTGAAAACAAGTTTACATATTTCAATGTCATTCTTACTAAACAACCCTCCATACTTTACTATGTTTAAAATCAGATAAATCACACAAAGTTACATCTGCATAGCTCATATTAGTTAACTGAAATTATTTAACAAATACATGCAGGTAACAAGTTCCATGCAGAGGCATTTTACGCTCACCATAGATGGAAACTGATacctatatatttcatgttcacATTCAAATTTAAGTTACATGTTAAATAAGTCTTCAATAATTACATCAGCATGATTTGCTTCACAGTATTTTTCAGTCAAGTATTTCTAATTTCCAGGAGATGTAGTTCCAGTGTCATGGCACCTGTATTATCCATCCTGGCACTAAAACCATGTTACAAGAACAATTTTAGATCCGGAGTTTAAGAACTTGACTGCAAATATACCAATGTAAGTAAGGAATGTCCAACATATCTCCTTACCCAAGTTACAAAGTAGGTTCCAATTTAACATAGACCAGTTAAGGTCCACAGTACATTACAAAGTGGAACTTCATTTGTAATCAGGGTAGAGCACAACCAGTTGGTGACCAGATTTCTTGACTGTTGTGTTGACGTGGGCTGAAAGGTTCATGTTAGAAGGATTCGCCAGGTCAGTGGGGAATAGGCAGCCATTTAAGTCAGCTTTATAGAATTTATGGAGGTTCACCAGCAAAGCACAAAAGATACTTTTGCCCACATTTACCATTAAGATAATGTTAGAAAATAAAGCAGAAGTATTTTACTCCCCTTTCAAAAAAAAGTCTCAGCCCACTGCGTGAAGAGAGTTTTCAAGGCAAATCTGAACTGCTTTAGAAACCAAGATTAGATTCCCACTTAGTCTAAAAAACTTCAAACACTCTAGTTAGGTCTAGAGAATACACTGGCCAGGCATATAATGTTAAgcctcaacattttaaaaacatgcgTTAAAGCAGCATCACTGTCAAAATTAGAATGTTTCCATGTCAGAAGGTACTCAAAATAGAAGTGGATTAAACAGCTTTTGTCACATACCTCACCAAAACCTCCAAAATACTCCCTTATTTTCTCTTCAGGTGTATCTGGAGATAGTCCACCAACAAAAATCTTTTTAACAGGTTCTTTTGTTTTCATGGCTTTAGCTCTTTTTGGATCAATCACTTTTCCATTCAGTTTATGTTCTTTTTGGTCCATGACCTATAAAATTTGAAGTTAacaacattttgacttttcaaacTAACTAAATACTTTACTGCAGTTTTCGGTAAAATGTAATGCCAAAAATACAGGATCAACTAAAGATGGGCATAAACTGAGCACTTTTACAAGTGCATAACCAAGTAATAGTTCTGCAATATGGGCCAATATACACTGATTATACGTTTCCTCCCCAAACTCTTCATCTAACTACTTATCGCTTCGGAGCCAAGTGCCATAAAAGGAAGTTAAGGACACAGTATTCAAAGAAAGTACTCTAAAAGAAAGTTTGAAAAAGATCAAACCACTGTCTTCTCCCTTTACAGTTTGTGAACTACCATCTGTTTAGATCACATAAGCTCCAATATTGTTGC is a window encoding:
- the HNRNPD gene encoding heterogeneous nuclear ribonucleoprotein D0 isoform X1 produces the protein MSEQQFGGDSAAGGGSAEQAEQQEGMAGAGGAEGGGGGGGGGGGGGGGAESEGAKIDASKNEEDEGNSNSSPWLSEAAAPQREEWKMFIGGLSWDTTKKDLKDYFSKFGEVVDCTLKLDPITGRSRGFGFVLFKESESVDKVMDQKEHKLNGKVIDPKRAKAMKTKEPVKKIFVGGLSPDTPEEKIREYFGGFGEVESIELPMDNKTNKRRGFCFITFKDEEPVKKIMEKKYHNVGLSKCEIKVAMSKEQYQQQQQWGSRGGFVGRARGRGGGPSQNWNQGYSNYWNQGYGNYGYNSPGYGGYGGYDYTGYNNYYGYGDYSNQQSGYGKVSRRGGHQNSYKPY
- the HNRNPD gene encoding heterogeneous nuclear ribonucleoprotein D0 isoform X2 — encoded protein: MSEQQFGGDSAAGGGSAEQAEQQEGMAGAGGAEGGGGGGGGGGGGGGGAESEGAKIDASKNEEDEGKMFIGGLSWDTTKKDLKDYFSKFGEVVDCTLKLDPITGRSRGFGFVLFKESESVDKVMDQKEHKLNGKVIDPKRAKAMKTKEPVKKIFVGGLSPDTPEEKIREYFGGFGEVESIELPMDNKTNKRRGFCFITFKDEEPVKKIMEKKYHNVGLSKCEIKVAMSKEQYQQQQQWGSRGGFVGRARGRGGGPSQNWNQGYSNYWNQGYGNYGYNSPGYGGYGGYDYTGYNNYYGYGDYSNQQSGYGKVSRRGGHQNSYKPY